One Palaemon carinicauda isolate YSFRI2023 chromosome 4, ASM3689809v2, whole genome shotgun sequence DNA segment encodes these proteins:
- the LOC137639500 gene encoding tigger transposable element-derived protein 1-like, translated as MLKPGLIYKSLNPWALKNKNKALLPVYWMSNKKAWITKTLKLDWFVNCFIPPVKLFLAENGLPFKVLLLMDSAGGHATDLHYDGIQVEFLPPNTTSIIQPMDQGGIRPT; from the coding sequence atgctcaagcccggcttaatttacaagtccttgaatccttgggctttgaaaaacaaaaacaaagccttgctgcccgtctactggatgagtaataaaaaggcatggataaccaaaaCCCTCAaactcgactggttcgtgaactgctttatcccaccGGTAAAGCTGTTCCtcgcggagaatgggctgccctttaaggtcctcctcttgatggacagtgcaggcggacatgcaacggatctgcattatgacggtatccaagtggagttcctgccccccaacaccacttccatcatacaaccaatggatcaggggggcATTCGTCCTACATAG